The proteins below come from a single Chryseobacterium bernardetii genomic window:
- a CDS encoding LysM peptidoglycan-binding domain-containing protein — protein sequence MIKRFFILSSLCMVLGVSAQKSHTVVQGDNPYNIAKKYGMTVDELLKLNPKHKDGKLAIGDVLTIKTEKTVTAPAAPKTAVPEKVGTIAGTPVGKIILQPKQTIYGITKQYRISETDLRKLNPELDSHMKIGDEITLPLTSIKKYGGDQPTVTATSVKTVETPVEKPVTSTPALEGESYVIQPKDNYYRITKQFGISQQDLYTLNPGLEEKGLKPGETIKIKKVNTDPVAETTSSKAKVDSENENSSTVSNNIAVGDDYVTYTVQQGDTVFSIVNKFGVSIDELIALNPELSKGLKSGMVLKIKKQDPAYVKKNGDALSVVLMLPFGYSTNETQYRGMALDFLTGAKLAIERNARGGQKLDVKIVDSGNEASFKNSLTQINPENTDLIIGPFFKSNVIDVLDFTKNQKIPVVAPFANTPELYNYSNLIIVETNNQTYADKLVEEVKAVYSDQKIYVVADAKKENANYIKAGLEKAVKNPNIVIVNSPADIQLDQNMMTGQSAPVIAVLANDDMGEAFANKVIALSKEVQGVKAFSMFYSPAFEKKVDDLSQASLVYLMDRKINTDGGFEKEILAAYKSKYCKTPPKYAIVGFDVVNDMLTRENRKGEIFKQMNKVQTQLATKFEFVKSKANGAYVNTGYRVIRLVP from the coding sequence ATGATAAAGAGGTTTTTTATTCTATCCAGTTTATGTATGGTTTTGGGAGTTTCAGCCCAGAAATCGCATACCGTTGTACAAGGTGATAACCCCTACAACATTGCAAAGAAGTATGGAATGACTGTAGATGAATTGCTGAAACTAAACCCTAAGCATAAAGATGGCAAGCTGGCTATCGGTGATGTTTTAACCATAAAAACAGAAAAAACAGTAACTGCTCCGGCTGCTCCTAAAACAGCTGTACCTGAAAAAGTAGGTACCATTGCGGGAACTCCGGTGGGTAAAATTATTTTGCAGCCTAAGCAGACTATCTATGGTATTACAAAACAATACAGAATCTCTGAAACAGACCTGAGAAAGCTGAATCCTGAACTGGATTCTCACATGAAGATTGGGGATGAGATCACATTACCTCTTACCAGTATCAAAAAATATGGCGGAGATCAGCCTACAGTAACTGCTACTTCTGTTAAAACTGTAGAAACTCCTGTTGAAAAACCAGTAACATCTACACCCGCTCTAGAAGGCGAGTCTTATGTGATTCAGCCTAAAGATAATTATTATAGAATTACAAAACAGTTTGGAATCAGTCAACAGGATCTTTATACCTTAAATCCAGGATTGGAAGAAAAAGGGTTAAAACCTGGTGAAACCATTAAAATAAAAAAGGTTAATACAGATCCCGTAGCTGAAACTACCAGCTCAAAAGCTAAAGTGGATTCGGAGAATGAGAATTCTTCAACAGTTTCCAATAATATTGCAGTTGGTGATGACTATGTTACCTATACTGTTCAGCAGGGAGATACAGTATTCTCTATTGTAAATAAGTTTGGAGTAAGTATTGATGAATTAATCGCCCTTAACCCTGAGCTTTCAAAAGGATTAAAATCCGGAATGGTTTTGAAAATCAAAAAACAGGACCCTGCTTATGTTAAGAAAAACGGTGATGCCTTAAGTGTAGTATTGATGCTTCCTTTCGGATACAGTACCAATGAAACCCAATACAGAGGAATGGCTCTTGATTTCTTAACAGGTGCTAAGCTTGCCATTGAAAGAAATGCAAGAGGAGGGCAGAAGCTGGATGTGAAAATTGTGGATTCAGGGAATGAAGCTTCTTTCAAAAACTCTCTTACACAGATCAATCCTGAAAATACAGATCTTATCATTGGACCATTCTTTAAGTCTAATGTAATTGATGTATTGGATTTTACAAAAAATCAAAAAATTCCTGTAGTAGCACCATTTGCCAACACACCGGAATTATATAATTATAGCAATTTGATTATTGTTGAAACAAATAATCAAACCTATGCAGATAAACTTGTAGAAGAAGTTAAAGCAGTATATTCAGATCAAAAAATATATGTAGTAGCAGATGCCAAAAAAGAAAATGCGAACTACATTAAAGCAGGGCTTGAAAAAGCAGTGAAAAATCCTAATATTGTTATTGTCAATTCTCCTGCTGATATTCAGCTGGATCAAAATATGATGACAGGGCAATCTGCTCCGGTTATTGCTGTTTTAGCTAATGACGATATGGGAGAAGCCTTTGCTAATAAAGTAATTGCTCTTTCTAAAGAAGTGCAGGGAGTAAAAGCTTTCAGTATGTTCTATTCTCCGGCCTTTGAAAAGAAAGTAGATGATTTGAGCCAGGCAAGTCTGGTATATCTTATGGACAGAAAGATCAATACAGATGGCGGTTTTGAAAAAGAAATTCTGGCAGCTTATAAAAGTAAATACTGTAAGACTCCACCCAAATATGCTATCGTAGGTTTTGATGTTGTTAATGATATGCTGACAAGAGAAAACAGAAAAGGAGAAATCTTCAAACAGATGAATAAAGTGCAGACTCAGCTTGCGACCAAATTCGAGTTTGTAAAATCTAAGGCAAACGGTGCTTATGTAAATACAGGGTACAGAGTAATCAGGTTGGTACCTTAG
- the fabD gene encoding ACP S-malonyltransferase produces MKALVFPGQGSQFVGMGKELYDSRKDIKDLMESANEILGFDILSIMFNGTDADLKKTEVTQPSIFIHSVAALKAVNGLGAEMVAGHSLGEFSALVANGVLSFDDGLKLVSERAKAMQEACDANPSSMAAILGLEDAKVEEICAQISGIVVPANYNCPGQLVISGETPAVEEACVKLKEAGAKRALLLPVNGAFHSPLMQPAQERLAAAIENTKFRKATIPVYQNITTTAVTNPDEIKQNLIDQLTGPVKWTQSVQNMIKDGASNFVEVGPGKTLQGLIKKIDASVESTSAI; encoded by the coding sequence ATGAAAGCACTTGTATTTCCAGGGCAGGGTTCTCAGTTCGTAGGAATGGGAAAAGAATTGTATGATTCTCGAAAAGATATTAAAGATCTGATGGAATCTGCCAATGAAATTTTAGGTTTCGACATTCTTTCCATTATGTTTAACGGAACAGATGCAGATCTTAAGAAAACAGAGGTTACCCAGCCTTCAATTTTTATACATTCAGTAGCAGCTTTAAAAGCTGTAAATGGTCTTGGAGCTGAAATGGTGGCAGGACATTCTTTAGGAGAATTCTCAGCATTGGTTGCTAATGGGGTTCTATCTTTTGATGATGGTTTGAAATTAGTTTCTGAAAGAGCTAAAGCGATGCAGGAAGCTTGTGATGCCAATCCAAGTTCAATGGCAGCTATTTTAGGTCTTGAAGATGCCAAAGTTGAAGAAATCTGTGCACAGATCAGTGGAATCGTGGTTCCGGCAAACTACAATTGTCCGGGGCAATTGGTGATTTCAGGAGAAACACCTGCAGTAGAAGAAGCTTGTGTGAAGCTAAAAGAAGCAGGAGCAAAAAGAGCTTTACTATTACCGGTAAACGGGGCTTTCCATTCACCATTGATGCAGCCGGCTCAGGAAAGACTGGCAGCTGCTATCGAAAATACAAAATTCAGAAAAGCTACTATTCCTGTATATCAGAATATCACCACTACAGCTGTTACTAATCCTGATGAGATCAAACAAAATCTTATCGATCAGCTTACAGGCCCTGTAAAATGGACTCAGTCTGTACAGAACATGATTAAAGACGGTGCCTCTAACTTTGTGGAGGTTGGACCAGGAAAAACCCTTCAGGGATTAATCAAAAAAATTGATGCATCTGTAGAATCTACTTCTGCTATCTAA
- a CDS encoding GYDIA family GHMP kinase, producing MNAIFSPGKLMLTSEYFAIDGALVLAVPTRLGQEFFFEEKDDHQSLIFWEAFHQNKPWLKAVIDYQNWQILETNIPSSAEFILKTLKNVQQLSITKFKNNFTYHLKTNLQFPADFGLGSSSTLMNNLSEWAEIDPFYLNRISLGGSGYDIAVAKEKSAVLFQSKPEIRYEKVDFNPAFKNELIFIHLNQKQDSREGISLYKSKKKSQELVNEFSDITKKILLCNELETFSGLMMIHERKISDFIEIPTVKDRIFSDCPVFVKSLGAWGGDFVMSAKFGGFKDYFWEKGFTTVFEWSDLIDL from the coding sequence ATGAACGCGATATTTTCACCGGGCAAGCTTATGCTTACTTCAGAATATTTCGCAATTGATGGAGCTCTTGTCCTAGCGGTACCTACCAGGCTGGGACAAGAGTTTTTCTTTGAAGAAAAAGATGATCACCAGTCTTTGATTTTCTGGGAAGCATTCCATCAGAACAAACCCTGGTTAAAAGCTGTCATTGATTATCAGAACTGGCAGATCCTGGAAACCAATATTCCATCAAGCGCTGAATTCATTTTAAAAACATTAAAGAATGTTCAGCAGCTTTCCATTACAAAATTCAAAAACAACTTTACTTATCATTTAAAGACAAACCTTCAGTTTCCTGCTGATTTTGGCCTTGGAAGCAGTTCAACATTAATGAACAATCTTTCAGAATGGGCTGAAATTGATCCGTTCTATCTAAATAGGATAAGTTTGGGTGGGAGCGGATATGATATTGCTGTTGCAAAAGAAAAATCTGCGGTCCTTTTTCAGAGTAAACCGGAGATCAGATATGAGAAGGTAGATTTTAATCCTGCCTTTAAAAATGAGTTGATCTTTATTCATTTAAATCAGAAACAGGATAGCAGGGAAGGAATCAGTCTTTATAAATCAAAAAAGAAGTCTCAGGAATTGGTAAATGAATTTTCAGATATCACAAAGAAAATTTTATTATGCAACGAATTGGAAACCTTTTCAGGACTAATGATGATTCATGAGCGTAAAATTTCCGATTTTATTGAAATTCCTACAGTTAAGGACAGGATATTTTCAGACTGCCCCGTATTTGTAAAAAGTCTAGGGGCTTGGGGCGGAGATTTCGTGATGAGTGCCAAATTTGGGGGCTTTAAAGACTATTTTTGGGAGAAAGGATTTACTACCGTTTTTGAATGGTCAGATTTAATTGACTTATAA
- the pckA gene encoding phosphoenolpyruvate carboxykinase (ATP), whose amino-acid sequence MKNTKIIQDLEKLGIKGNYEVVYNPSYEELYQAEVSPENQGFEKAELTESGAVSVKTGIFTGRSPKDRYIVQDDVTRDTIFWDGKVNLPTTPEIFGSCKELVLNQLAGSKKIYVVDTFCGTNADTRLKVRFIVEVAWQAHFVTNMFIRPSHYELENFGEPDFTVINGSKTTNPNWEAQGLNSENFIMFNLTEKLQIIGGTWYGGEMKKGMFAMMNYYLPLKGMASMHCSANVGEKGDVALFFGLSGTGKTTLSADPKRYLIGDDEHGWDNNGVFNYEGGCYAKVIDLSEEKEPDIFAAIKRDALLENVVIKNGVADYTDGSITENTRVSYPIYHINKIVLPSKAGHAKKIVYLSADAFGVLPPVSILNEDQAQYHFLCGYTSKLAGTERGITEPQPSFSPAFGEAFLTLHPTMYSKTLIGKMKEHGAKAYLVNTGWNGTGKRISLKDTRAIIDAIIDGSIDNAPKTQVPIMNLEIPTELPNVSAGILDPRDTYANASEWEEKAKDLASRYIKNFEQYCNTEEGKRLIAAGPQLQGQAI is encoded by the coding sequence ATGAAAAACACTAAAATCATCCAGGATTTAGAGAAATTAGGGATTAAAGGAAACTATGAAGTAGTGTATAATCCTTCTTATGAAGAATTGTATCAGGCTGAAGTTTCTCCTGAAAATCAGGGGTTTGAGAAAGCGGAACTTACGGAATCGGGCGCGGTATCGGTAAAAACAGGAATTTTCACAGGTCGTTCACCTAAAGACAGATATATTGTTCAGGATGATGTTACAAGAGACACAATTTTCTGGGATGGTAAAGTAAACTTGCCTACAACGCCGGAAATTTTCGGGTCTTGTAAAGAGCTAGTGCTGAACCAGCTTGCTGGATCTAAAAAGATTTATGTAGTAGATACATTCTGCGGAACGAATGCAGATACTAGACTTAAAGTAAGATTTATCGTTGAAGTAGCTTGGCAGGCACATTTTGTTACTAATATGTTCATTCGTCCTTCTCACTATGAGCTTGAAAACTTTGGAGAACCAGATTTCACAGTAATCAACGGTTCTAAAACAACAAATCCTAACTGGGAAGCTCAAGGATTGAATTCTGAGAACTTCATCATGTTTAACCTTACTGAAAAACTACAGATCATTGGTGGTACCTGGTACGGAGGTGAAATGAAGAAAGGTATGTTTGCGATGATGAACTATTATCTTCCATTAAAAGGAATGGCTTCTATGCACTGTTCAGCTAACGTAGGCGAAAAAGGTGATGTAGCTTTATTCTTTGGTCTTTCAGGAACTGGAAAAACTACTTTGTCTGCAGATCCGAAAAGATATCTTATTGGTGATGATGAGCACGGTTGGGATAACAATGGAGTATTTAATTACGAAGGTGGATGTTATGCTAAAGTAATTGACCTGTCAGAAGAAAAAGAACCGGATATTTTTGCTGCAATCAAGAGAGATGCACTTCTTGAAAATGTTGTGATCAAGAATGGAGTAGCAGATTATACTGATGGATCTATCACAGAAAATACAAGGGTTTCTTATCCAATTTATCATATTAACAAAATTGTATTGCCATCTAAGGCTGGTCATGCTAAGAAGATCGTTTATCTTTCAGCGGATGCATTCGGAGTACTACCTCCGGTTTCTATCCTGAATGAAGACCAGGCTCAATACCACTTCCTTTGCGGATATACCTCTAAATTAGCAGGAACTGAAAGAGGAATTACTGAACCTCAGCCATCTTTCTCTCCGGCATTTGGTGAAGCATTCCTTACATTACACCCAACAATGTATTCTAAAACATTAATTGGTAAAATGAAAGAACACGGCGCTAAAGCATATTTGGTAAACACTGGATGGAATGGTACTGGTAAGAGAATTTCTTTAAAGGATACAAGAGCTATTATTGATGCTATTATTGATGGTTCTATCGATAATGCCCCTAAAACTCAGGTTCCAATCATGAACCTTGAAATTCCTACTGAATTGCCAAACGTTTCTGCAGGCATTTTAGATCCTAGAGATACATATGCTAACGCTTCAGAATGGGAAGAAAAAGCAAAAGATCTTGCGTCAAGATATATTAAAAACTTTGAGCAGTATTGTAATACTGAAGAAGGTAAGAGATTAATTGCGGCAGGACCTCAATTACAGGGACAAGCTATTTAA
- a CDS encoding type II 3-dehydroquinate dehydratase yields the protein MKVLIINGPNLNLLGTREPEIYGTVSMETYLENLKSEFQTHELSYYQSNIEGELINRLQQDDFDAVVINPGAFTHYSYAIADCLKNIRKPKIEVHISNIYKREEFRQKSVTAANTDAVLSGFGMDGYRLAILSLK from the coding sequence ATGAAAGTTTTGATTATAAATGGGCCAAATCTGAACCTTTTAGGTACCCGCGAACCTGAGATCTATGGAACCGTTTCCATGGAAACTTATCTGGAGAACTTAAAATCTGAGTTTCAAACTCATGAATTAAGCTATTACCAGTCCAATATTGAAGGAGAGCTTATCAACAGGCTTCAGCAAGATGATTTTGATGCAGTGGTAATTAATCCGGGAGCTTTTACCCATTACTCCTATGCTATCGCTGACTGCCTGAAGAATATCAGAAAACCTAAAATAGAAGTTCACATCAGTAATATTTACAAAAGAGAAGAATTCAGACAAAAATCTGTTACTGCAGCCAATACCGATGCTGTTTTATCAGGATTCGGAATGGATGGATACCGATTGGCTATCCTTAGTTTAAAGTAA
- a CDS encoding SusC/RagA family TonB-linked outer membrane protein, whose amino-acid sequence MISKNLFSSKVWIPPVAVFFLGIVSVNAQNSKPKKDTLKEKEIDEVVVVAYGKAKRNSYIGSVATISSDKINNRPVTNVTKALEGQVPGIQVTGASGQPGATSTIRIRGVGSVSASSEPLYVVDGIPFDGNINAISPNDIESISVLKDATASALYGSRGANGIIIVTTKSGKKGEARVNLNISQGFSGRAVKDYEQVNTDQYFQLYWEAMRNGYQSGQINAQQAAQMATDNIISNLGINPYGVNYPKPVGTDGKLLPGAKALWNDDWRDILQRVASRNQVDLDISGGSEKSNYFFSLGYLDDKGMAIESGFKRYNTRLKINSEVKSWLNVGANLSYTNSIQQAPTSSDSKSSNIIQAARAIPSFYPYYERNPDGSYVLDAEGNKVYDFGKYRPTAALQNQNQAASLPLDKNENKIDNFSGKGFMEFTFIPELKFRSSFSIDVVSYNEHYYTNPLLGQGKETGGSVSKSNSRTLSYTTSNILTYDKRFGKHHINVLGGQEFYKYDYQIISGSRQGFSLPNYYEPDAASLLVSFGGKSDKLSLLSFLGKVEYDFDNKYFLSASTRADSSSRFAKENRWGTFWSVGGSWKLSSEEFIRNLDFFNLLTLRASYGGQGNDKLQKPNGSALYYAYQELYKDFPLAGEPGKTLEKVGTPNLIWETNLNLNVGLEFAILNNRIKGNVEYFERKSKDLLFNVPVAPSLGISDYPANVGTIKNTGFEFSLFTTPVKTSDFQWNVDINLSTLNNKITKLPGGPLVVGTTKQLNLGGSVYDFYLQEWAGVDPSNGKPLWKTITKDANGNMVEGTTSEYAKATKILQGSALPKLTGGVSTSINYKNFDFSALLTFKIGGKILDTDYASILHSGNLGGRAWGTEMLNRWTPENPYTDVPALSTKTNNWTSQSTRFLYSGTYARLKNVSLGYTLPSDYFETIGLKKFRIYVQAENLLTFYKHKGMDPEQALDGTTYYRYPAMRTITFGLQATF is encoded by the coding sequence ATGATTAGTAAAAATCTATTTAGTTCTAAAGTCTGGATTCCACCAGTTGCAGTGTTTTTCCTGGGAATTGTAAGTGTAAACGCACAGAATTCCAAACCGAAAAAAGATACCCTTAAAGAAAAGGAGATTGATGAAGTAGTTGTGGTAGCCTATGGAAAGGCAAAAAGAAACAGCTATATCGGTTCAGTGGCAACCATTTCCAGCGATAAAATTAATAATAGACCTGTAACCAATGTAACAAAAGCATTGGAAGGACAGGTGCCCGGGATTCAGGTTACCGGGGCTTCAGGACAGCCTGGAGCAACTTCTACAATCAGAATCAGAGGAGTAGGATCGGTAAGTGCTTCCAGTGAGCCTTTATATGTTGTGGACGGAATTCCTTTTGATGGGAATATCAATGCGATAAGTCCTAACGATATAGAATCTATCAGTGTCTTAAAAGATGCTACAGCAAGTGCTCTTTATGGTTCAAGAGGAGCAAACGGAATTATAATTGTTACTACAAAATCCGGTAAAAAAGGAGAAGCCAGAGTGAATCTGAATATCAGCCAGGGGTTCTCTGGAAGAGCGGTAAAAGATTACGAGCAGGTGAATACGGATCAGTATTTCCAATTGTACTGGGAAGCAATGAGGAATGGTTACCAGTCCGGCCAGATCAATGCCCAGCAGGCAGCCCAGATGGCAACAGATAATATTATTTCCAACTTAGGAATTAATCCTTATGGTGTTAATTACCCAAAACCTGTAGGAACAGACGGCAAACTATTACCAGGAGCAAAGGCTTTATGGAATGATGACTGGAGAGATATTTTGCAGAGGGTTGCTTCCAGAAACCAGGTAGATCTTGATATCAGCGGAGGAAGTGAAAAAAGCAATTATTTCTTCTCATTAGGATATCTGGATGATAAAGGAATGGCTATTGAATCAGGCTTTAAAAGATACAATACCAGATTAAAGATCAATTCTGAGGTTAAAAGCTGGCTGAATGTCGGAGCAAATTTAAGTTATACCAACAGTATCCAGCAGGCTCCTACTTCTTCGGATTCTAAATCCAGTAATATTATTCAGGCTGCAAGAGCAATTCCTTCTTTCTATCCTTATTATGAAAGAAATCCTGATGGTTCTTATGTATTGGATGCTGAAGGAAACAAGGTTTATGATTTTGGAAAATACAGACCTACTGCAGCGCTTCAGAACCAGAATCAGGCAGCCAGTCTACCTTTGGATAAAAATGAAAATAAGATCGATAATTTTTCAGGAAAAGGTTTTATGGAATTTACGTTCATTCCTGAATTGAAGTTCAGGTCAAGCTTTTCTATTGATGTGGTTAGCTATAATGAACATTATTATACAAATCCACTTCTTGGGCAAGGAAAAGAAACGGGAGGTTCTGTCTCCAAATCCAACAGCAGAACACTTTCTTATACAACCAGTAATATTTTAACTTACGACAAAAGATTTGGGAAACACCATATTAATGTATTGGGAGGTCAGGAATTTTATAAATATGATTATCAGATCATTTCCGGCAGCAGACAAGGCTTTTCACTACCTAACTATTATGAGCCTGATGCAGCATCCCTGTTAGTAAGTTTTGGCGGTAAAAGTGATAAACTGAGTCTATTAAGTTTCCTTGGAAAAGTTGAATATGATTTTGACAATAAATATTTCTTATCTGCTTCAACAAGAGCAGACAGTTCTTCAAGATTTGCAAAAGAAAACAGATGGGGTACATTCTGGTCTGTAGGAGGATCCTGGAAGCTTTCAAGTGAAGAGTTTATCAGAAATCTGGATTTTTTCAATCTTTTAACATTGCGTGCTAGTTACGGAGGTCAGGGGAATGATAAGTTACAGAAGCCAAATGGTTCAGCGCTGTATTATGCTTATCAGGAATTATATAAGGATTTCCCTCTTGCCGGTGAACCTGGGAAGACATTGGAAAAAGTAGGCACTCCTAATCTGATATGGGAAACTAATCTTAACCTGAATGTAGGGTTAGAGTTTGCAATCCTTAATAACAGGATTAAGGGAAATGTTGAGTATTTTGAAAGAAAAAGTAAAGATCTTCTGTTTAATGTACCGGTTGCTCCGTCTTTAGGAATAAGCGACTATCCGGCGAACGTTGGAACAATCAAGAATACAGGTTTTGAATTCTCATTATTCACCACCCCTGTAAAAACCAGTGATTTCCAGTGGAATGTTGACATTAACCTGAGTACTTTAAATAATAAAATTACAAAACTACCTGGAGGACCGCTTGTGGTAGGAACAACTAAACAGCTGAACCTGGGAGGTTCTGTATACGATTTCTACCTTCAGGAATGGGCCGGGGTAGACCCAAGTAACGGAAAACCATTATGGAAAACCATTACTAAGGATGCTAACGGAAATATGGTGGAAGGAACCACTTCAGAATATGCTAAAGCTACAAAGATTTTACAAGGTTCTGCCTTGCCTAAATTAACTGGAGGAGTGAGTACAAGCATCAATTATAAAAACTTTGATTTTTCAGCGTTACTGACATTTAAAATTGGTGGAAAGATCCTGGATACAGATTATGCTTCCATCCTTCACAGCGGAAACTTAGGCGGACGTGCATGGGGGACAGAAATGCTGAACAGATGGACCCCGGAAAATCCTTATACAGATGTTCCTGCTTTAAGCACAAAAACGAATAACTGGACTTCACAGTCTACAAGATTCCTTTATTCAGGAACGTATGCAAGACTTAAAAATGTGAGTTTAGGATATACGTTACCTTCTGATTACTTTGAAACGATCGGATTAAAGAAATTCAGAATTTATGTGCAGGCAGAGAATCTTCTGACCTTCTATAAACATAAAGGAATGGATCCTGAACAGGCGCTGGACGGAACAACGTACTACAGATATCCGGCAATGAGAACAATCACTTTTGGTCTTCAGGCAACGTTTTAA
- a CDS encoding RagB/SusD family nutrient uptake outer membrane protein, with the protein MKNLKYLSFALLGLWSLTSCESEMDTAPTDQANSVEVFKTAESAETVINGTWAKFNNDGTTYANIGYSTVLRASDAMGSDVAVLTNKYGFSSTYDFTEMVNNTVGRPLFIWTMLYSTINNMNNVIAKIDASEGSQAKKDQVKGQAKALRAFCYLNIASFYQFSYLKDKSALVAPIYTEPSTTGSATKKKSSLEDVYTLIKSDLADADNLLKNYTRNNKDKINRNVVNGILARVYLNTGEWSKAATAAKTAREGFALMTPEKYKEGFNDINNGEWIWGHAQTQEMSDASYAFHYLDVSSSGSYYYSFMADPYFKKLFDSNDIRSQLFSWDGLPGREGLLRYAKFKFKSTLIADIVYMRAAEMYLIEAESEARNGNVTQAVTVLNQLRAARNADAYTGSLAQNDVVKEILIERRKELFGEGFSLSDIIRTQGTVERKPFTDAEGKPIKVQITTPNGTVKTVDGKGHTVFDFPNKTPFVPNSPYYLFSIPLKEIENNPNL; encoded by the coding sequence ATGAAAAATTTAAAATATTTATCTTTTGCTTTACTAGGATTATGGTCACTCACAAGTTGTGAAAGTGAGATGGATACTGCTCCTACAGATCAGGCAAACAGTGTTGAGGTTTTCAAAACCGCGGAAAGTGCAGAAACGGTTATTAATGGAACCTGGGCAAAATTCAATAATGATGGAACTACATATGCTAATATCGGATATTCAACTGTTTTAAGGGCAAGTGATGCGATGGGAAGCGATGTGGCTGTATTAACCAATAAATATGGTTTCTCATCTACTTATGATTTCACGGAAATGGTGAATAACACAGTCGGTCGTCCGTTATTTATCTGGACAATGCTGTATTCCACCATCAATAATATGAATAATGTTATTGCAAAAATTGATGCTTCGGAAGGTAGCCAGGCAAAAAAGGACCAGGTAAAGGGGCAGGCAAAGGCATTACGTGCTTTCTGTTATCTGAATATTGCCAGCTTTTATCAGTTTAGCTATCTTAAAGATAAATCTGCATTAGTTGCGCCAATTTATACGGAACCTTCAACAACAGGCTCTGCTACAAAGAAAAAATCCAGTCTGGAGGATGTTTATACTTTAATTAAAAGTGATCTTGCAGATGCGGATAATTTGTTAAAGAACTATACAAGAAATAACAAAGATAAAATCAACCGCAACGTAGTGAACGGTATTTTAGCAAGAGTATATCTGAATACAGGGGAGTGGAGTAAAGCTGCAACAGCTGCAAAAACAGCAAGAGAAGGTTTTGCATTGATGACTCCGGAAAAGTATAAAGAAGGATTCAATGACATTAATAACGGTGAATGGATCTGGGGACATGCACAGACCCAGGAAATGTCAGATGCAAGTTATGCTTTCCATTATCTGGATGTATCTTCATCAGGAAGTTATTACTACAGCTTTATGGCTGATCCTTATTTTAAAAAGCTGTTTGATTCCAATGATATCAGATCTCAATTATTCTCATGGGATGGCCTTCCGGGAAGAGAAGGATTGTTGAGATATGCTAAGTTCAAATTTAAGTCTACTCTTATTGCAGATATTGTGTATATGAGAGCGGCTGAAATGTACCTGATTGAGGCAGAATCAGAAGCAAGAAATGGAAATGTAACCCAGGCGGTAACTGTTTTGAATCAATTGAGAGCTGCCAGAAATGCAGATGCTTATACAGGATCATTAGCACAGAATGATGTGGTAAAGGAAATCTTAATTGAAAGAAGAAAAGAATTGTTTGGAGAAGGATTCTCGCTTTCAGATATTATTAGAACGCAGGGAACAGTAGAAAGAAAACCGTTTACAGATGCGGAAGGAAAGCCAATCAAAGTTCAGATAACAACCCCTAACGGAACTGTAAAAACCGTTGATGGGAAAGGTCACACCGTGTTTGATTTTCCGAACAAGACTCCGTTTGTACCGAATAGCCCCTATTATTTATTCAGTATTCCACTGAAAGAGATTGAAAATAATCCCAATTTATAA
- a CDS encoding CPCC family cysteine-rich protein — protein sequence MENSRALVADIILTLKYKADNTFQICPVCYWEDDGIQFHDIDYDCGANTVSLREAKINFEKYGVIERQFIELVRPPLQDEKK from the coding sequence ATGGAAAATTCCCGTGCCCTTGTTGCGGATATTATACTTACTCTTAAATATAAGGCTGATAATACATTTCAAATATGTCCTGTGTGTTATTGGGAAGATGACGGTATTCAATTTCATGATATTGATTATGATTGCGGAGCAAATACTGTAAGTTTAAGAGAAGCAAAAATTAATTTTGAAAAATACGGAGTAATAGAAAGGCAATTTATAGAATTGGTTCGACCTCCTCTGCAAGATGAAAAAAAATGA